The stretch of DNA TAAAGCCAACACGGCAGTACTCCAACGCATTCCTCCTTCTCTGCCATGAGGGCTTTAGAAGAAACACGCAACGCGAGGCATGTGAGGGACCGAGCGCAGGAAGACTGAGGAGAGAAGAACGTGCACTGCAGGCGTGGTCAGGAACGGCGAAGGGAGCAGGCTGTCGTGGAAATCACACAGCAAAACTGTCAGTTACGGTCGAGGTCCCAACTCACGATGTCGGCGTTTTTCCCTTCGCCTCCCGGGACCCCGTCGGCCCCGAAGGAGATGATTTCGAACTCGCCACCCTGCGTGGAAGGAGTGGTGTACTTGTAGGGACCGTTCCAGGGATCGACCGGCACTTTGGGAAGATACCCGCCGGCTTTCCAATTGGGGGCGGCAGGACCTGTGACCGGTCGCTCAACGAGGGCCTTCAAGCCCTGTTCGGTCGTGGGAATGTTGCCGTTATCGAGTTTATAGAGTTGCAGCGCGCTTTCGATATTCGAAATTTGGGCCTTGGCCGCGGCCCGTTTGGCATCTTCCGTGCGCCCCATCACCCGCGGAATGAGCAGCGTAGCCAGAATCGCGAGGATCACCACGACGATCATGACCTCGATGAACGAGAATCCCTCGCACGATTTCAGTCGAGGGAGTGGAGTGCTACGAGAATCGGGCATCATCCCGTGACGACGGTAGCTTGAACTGGTCGGATCATGATGCCATTTCATATACACGCGGCTCCTTCTCTCGAGAGAACCT from Nitrospira sp. encodes:
- the gspG gene encoding type II secretion system major pseudopilin GspG; this encodes MKWHHDPTSSSYRRHGMMPDSRSTPLPRLKSCEGFSFIEVMIVVVILAILATLLIPRVMGRTEDAKRAAAKAQISNIESALQLYKLDNGNIPTTEQGLKALVERPVTGPAAPNWKAGGYLPKVPVDPWNGPYKYTTPSTQGGEFEIISFGADGVPGGEGKNADIVSWDLDRN